One window of the uncultured Paludibaculum sp. genome contains the following:
- a CDS encoding amidohydrolase translates to MIAQTIIRNASIATLGAGNIPASAVAIHDGRFVAVGIDQDVEPYRGPDTLVIDAHGRTLIPGLNDSHLHLIRGGLNYNMELRWDGVPSLADALRMLRDQARRTPAPQWVRVVGGWNEFQFAERRLPTLEEINEAAPDTPVFVLHLYDRALLNAAALRAVGYTKDTPAPPGTEIQHDHRGQPTGLLIARPNASILYATLAKGPKLSYDDQVNSTRQFMRELNRLGLTSAIDAGGGFQNYPDDYAVIEDLRKQGQLTIRIAYNLFTQKPKQELEDFTRWTGITRPGEGDHFYRMNGAGEMLVFSAADFEDFLEPRPDLAASMETELKAVVRHLAEHRWPFRLHATYDESISRFLNVFEEVNREIPFNGLHWFFDHAETISDKNIDRVAALGGGIAVQHRMAFQGEYFTARYGQQAAERTPPIKRMLQMGLPVGAGTDATRVASYNPFVSLYWMVTGRTVGGLALYPESNRLDRTTALRLYTEGSSWFSTEQDQKGSIETGKLADVALLSADYFSIPDAEIRDLESVLTIVGGKVVYASAEFQHLDPAPLPVSPDWSPVKVYGGYHAPHAAAVQSQRVHAHCSHAGHGHGWQSWPDGLFCNCWAF, encoded by the coding sequence ATGATTGCTCAAACCATCATCCGTAACGCAAGCATCGCCACACTGGGGGCCGGGAACATCCCGGCCTCAGCCGTGGCCATTCACGACGGCCGGTTCGTGGCTGTGGGGATCGATCAGGACGTGGAACCCTACCGCGGTCCCGACACTCTCGTCATCGACGCGCATGGCCGCACACTCATCCCCGGCCTGAACGACTCCCATCTCCACCTCATCCGCGGTGGGCTCAACTACAACATGGAACTCCGCTGGGACGGCGTCCCTTCGTTGGCCGACGCTCTTCGCATGCTGCGCGACCAGGCGCGCCGTACGCCTGCTCCACAGTGGGTCCGCGTCGTCGGCGGCTGGAACGAGTTTCAGTTTGCGGAGCGGCGCCTGCCCACGCTCGAGGAGATCAACGAGGCCGCGCCCGACACTCCTGTCTTTGTCCTGCACCTCTACGATAGGGCGCTGCTGAACGCCGCAGCGCTGCGGGCCGTGGGCTATACGAAGGACACACCGGCGCCGCCCGGCACCGAGATCCAGCACGATCATCGAGGACAGCCCACAGGCCTGCTCATCGCGCGGCCCAATGCATCCATCCTTTACGCCACCCTCGCCAAGGGCCCCAAGCTCTCCTACGACGATCAGGTCAACTCCACCCGTCAGTTCATGCGTGAGTTGAACCGCCTGGGCCTCACCAGCGCCATCGACGCGGGCGGCGGTTTCCAGAACTACCCTGACGACTACGCGGTGATCGAGGACCTTCGTAAACAGGGCCAACTCACCATTCGCATCGCCTACAACCTCTTCACCCAGAAGCCGAAGCAGGAACTGGAGGACTTCACCCGCTGGACTGGCATCACGCGCCCGGGCGAAGGCGACCACTTCTACCGCATGAATGGAGCGGGCGAGATGCTGGTCTTCTCCGCCGCCGACTTCGAGGACTTCCTCGAACCCCGGCCGGACCTTGCCGCCTCCATGGAAACGGAGCTGAAGGCCGTGGTCCGGCACCTGGCCGAACACCGCTGGCCCTTCCGGCTCCACGCCACCTACGACGAATCCATCTCTCGCTTCCTGAACGTCTTCGAGGAGGTGAACCGCGAGATTCCGTTCAACGGCCTGCACTGGTTCTTCGACCACGCCGAGACCATCTCGGACAAAAACATCGATCGTGTCGCGGCCCTCGGTGGCGGCATCGCCGTGCAGCACCGCATGGCCTTCCAGGGCGAGTATTTCACCGCCCGCTACGGCCAACAGGCCGCCGAGCGTACACCGCCCATCAAGCGCATGCTTCAGATGGGCCTGCCGGTGGGCGCGGGCACCGACGCGACCCGCGTGGCCAGCTACAACCCCTTCGTCTCGCTCTATTGGATGGTGACAGGCCGGACCGTTGGTGGCTTAGCCCTCTATCCGGAGTCCAATCGCCTGGACCGCACCACGGCCCTCCGCCTCTACACCGAGGGCAGCAGTTGGTTCTCAACGGAACAGGATCAGAAGGGCTCCATCGAGACTGGGAAACTGGCCGACGTCGCCCTGCTGAGCGCCGACTACTTCTCGATACCGGACGCGGAGATTCGCGACCTCGAATCCGTGCTCACCATCGTGGGCGGCAAGGTCGTCTACGCCTCGGCCGAATTTCAGCACCTTGACCCCGCTCCGCTGCCAGTCAGCCCGGACTGGTCGCCCGTCAAGGTCTATGGTGGCTATCACGCGCCGCACGCCGCAGCCGTTCAGTCGCAACGGGTTCACGCCCATTGTTCGCACGCCGGACACGGCCACGGCTGGCAGTCCTGGCCGGACGGCCTGTTCTGCAACTGCTGGGCATTCTGA
- a CDS encoding alpha/beta hydrolase → MLSALALTLLLQTAPVAGWTDSYVYGNGIRIHYWHAANAGKPVMIFAHGSSDDGLCWTNFAKELTASYDIYLVDARGHGLTDPPKVGDGPDAQVEDLAAFIRELKIVKPILMGHSMGSSSVAWFSSKYPDVPRAVILEDPGLVPRQPGAPGPGGAQGTPEERIARMIQRNNMSLEELTADCMKNSPKWGESECVLWAPSKRRHHPATALVGMAGRPPMKELLPKITAPTLILKADAQGELRRQNEETAALLSKGKIVHIDGAGHNVRRENKPMALATVKTFLAGVD, encoded by the coding sequence ATGCTCTCTGCGCTCGCCCTCACGCTGCTACTCCAGACTGCGCCGGTGGCTGGCTGGACCGACTCCTATGTGTACGGGAACGGAATCCGCATCCACTACTGGCATGCGGCGAATGCCGGCAAGCCGGTGATGATCTTTGCGCATGGCTCGTCGGACGACGGATTGTGCTGGACGAACTTCGCCAAGGAACTCACGGCCAGCTATGACATCTATCTGGTGGATGCGCGGGGCCATGGGCTGACGGATCCGCCCAAGGTGGGTGATGGTCCGGATGCGCAGGTGGAAGATCTGGCAGCGTTCATTCGCGAGCTGAAGATTGTGAAGCCGATTCTGATGGGACATTCGATGGGCAGCAGTTCGGTGGCGTGGTTTTCGTCGAAGTATCCGGATGTGCCACGCGCGGTGATTCTGGAAGATCCGGGGCTGGTGCCGCGGCAACCCGGCGCGCCGGGCCCGGGCGGGGCGCAGGGCACGCCCGAGGAGCGGATTGCGCGGATGATCCAGCGCAACAACATGTCCCTGGAGGAACTCACGGCCGACTGCATGAAGAACAGCCCGAAGTGGGGTGAATCGGAGTGTGTCCTATGGGCGCCCTCCAAGCGCCGCCACCATCCGGCCACGGCCCTGGTTGGGATGGCGGGCCGTCCCCCGATGAAGGAACTTCTGCCCAAGATTACCGCGCCAACTCTGATTCTGAAGGCTGACGCGCAGGGTGAACTACGGAGGCAGAACGAGGAGACAGCGGCGCTGTTGTCAAAGGGCAAGATCGTGCATATCGACGGCGCGGGCCACAATGTCCGCCGTGAGAACAAACCCATGGCCCTGGCGACGGTTAAAACCTTTCTCGCCGGGGTTGACTAG
- a CDS encoding alginate export family protein yields the protein MRFRAQGSGAALLLSLFCARLCAQTPAPPPFKAQRVDEDYSYLKDPARREEPLDTLKFIPLDPDRKTYLSLGGEIRERYEFFNNGGWGRDPDDNNGYLLQRYMLHADLHLGSRLRFFGQLKSGLENGRTGGPRPPDADRVDVQQAFMEIQLAGSGKQGIALRAGRQELSFGSSRLVSFREGPNVRQAFDGALVTIRQSGWRFDIFAIRPVETNRGAFDDSPDHTRSFWGVYSVHAFPLLPKGNIDLYYFGLDRKRARFDSGSGREQRHSSGARIWGKTEAWDYNIEPVFQWGRYASGDIRAWTVASDTGYRFESLPFHPRLGLKADVASGDGNPTDNTLGTFNALFPKGAYFSEADLLGPYNIMDLHPSVELQPARPLTVTVDGDFFWRQSTHDGVYGISGNLIQSGRAASARYIGTHASTQVEWRFNRHWSATAIYLHFFPGDFLRQAPPGRNVNFVAVWTTYKF from the coding sequence TTGAGGTTTCGTGCACAAGGCTCGGGCGCGGCACTGCTGTTGTCGTTGTTCTGCGCCCGCCTCTGCGCCCAGACGCCGGCGCCACCGCCTTTCAAGGCCCAGCGCGTGGACGAGGATTACTCCTATTTGAAGGACCCCGCACGCAGGGAGGAACCGCTCGATACCCTCAAGTTCATCCCCCTCGATCCGGATCGGAAAACCTACCTGTCGCTCGGAGGCGAGATCCGCGAGCGGTATGAGTTCTTCAACAATGGCGGCTGGGGCCGCGATCCCGACGACAATAACGGCTACCTGCTCCAGCGCTATATGCTCCACGCCGACCTCCATCTTGGCTCGCGTCTCCGCTTCTTCGGTCAGCTCAAGAGCGGTCTGGAGAATGGACGCACAGGTGGACCTCGTCCGCCCGATGCGGATCGCGTTGACGTCCAGCAGGCCTTCATGGAGATCCAACTAGCCGGATCCGGCAAGCAAGGCATCGCGTTGCGTGCCGGCCGTCAGGAACTCTCCTTCGGCTCCTCACGCCTGGTCTCTTTTCGCGAAGGTCCGAATGTCCGGCAGGCCTTCGACGGTGCTCTCGTCACCATCCGGCAGTCCGGTTGGCGCTTCGACATCTTCGCCATCAGACCCGTTGAGACGAACCGCGGAGCCTTCGACGACTCGCCGGACCACACCCGGTCGTTCTGGGGCGTCTACTCCGTGCACGCCTTCCCGCTGCTGCCCAAAGGCAACATCGATCTCTATTACTTCGGCCTCGACCGCAAGCGGGCCCGCTTCGACTCAGGCTCCGGCCGCGAACAGCGCCACTCCTCCGGTGCCCGCATCTGGGGCAAGACGGAAGCCTGGGACTACAACATTGAACCGGTCTTCCAGTGGGGCCGCTACGCGTCCGGTGACATTCGCGCCTGGACCGTGGCCTCCGACACGGGCTATCGCTTCGAATCCCTGCCGTTCCACCCGCGCCTCGGTCTCAAAGCCGATGTTGCCAGCGGCGATGGCAATCCCACCGACAACACTCTGGGCACGTTCAACGCCCTATTCCCTAAAGGCGCCTATTTCAGCGAGGCCGACCTTCTGGGGCCCTACAACATCATGGATCTCCATCCATCCGTCGAACTACAGCCCGCCCGGCCTCTCACCGTGACGGTCGATGGCGACTTCTTCTGGCGCCAGAGCACTCACGACGGTGTCTACGGCATCTCGGGCAATCTCATCCAGTCAGGTCGCGCCGCCTCTGCCCGCTACATCGGAACCCACGCCAGCACGCAAGTGGAGTGGCGCTTCAATCGCCACTGGAGCGCGACGGCCATCTATCTGCACTTCTTTCCGGGAGACTTTCTCCGTCAGGCTCCTCCCGGGCGCAACGTGAATTTCGTGGCCGTCTGGACCACCTACAAGTTCTGA
- a CDS encoding alpha/beta hydrolase, protein MTGTDLGFKHRFVPGAADGPPVTLVLLHGTGGNEDDLIGLGRELLPGAALISPRGQVSEHGLPRFFRRLAEGVFDQEDLALRTRQLSQFVKSAMETYGVAHHRAVAVGYSNGANIASSILFTEPALFAGAILLRPMVPFVPAVVPDLRGVRVLLAAGQRDPIVEPANTAHLESLFRTAGASLALHYHPGGHELGQDDLAAARQWIDAWLSARSAGA, encoded by the coding sequence ATGACGGGCACCGACCTGGGATTCAAGCACCGCTTTGTGCCCGGCGCCGCGGATGGTCCCCCGGTCACTCTCGTGCTGCTTCACGGTACTGGGGGCAATGAGGACGATCTCATCGGCCTCGGCCGTGAGCTACTGCCCGGCGCCGCCCTCATCAGCCCTCGAGGCCAGGTTTCCGAGCACGGCTTGCCGCGTTTCTTCCGCCGTCTGGCTGAAGGCGTCTTCGATCAGGAAGACCTGGCCCTCCGTACCCGGCAACTCAGCCAGTTTGTGAAGTCGGCGATGGAGACATATGGAGTCGCTCACCACAGGGCCGTGGCTGTCGGCTACTCCAACGGTGCCAACATCGCCTCCAGCATCCTGTTCACTGAGCCGGCGCTCTTTGCTGGCGCCATCCTGCTGCGCCCCATGGTGCCCTTCGTTCCGGCGGTTGTGCCCGATCTTCGCGGAGTTCGCGTATTGCTCGCGGCCGGACAACGCGACCCCATTGTGGAGCCGGCGAATACGGCTCACCTTGAGTCACTCTTCAGAACAGCGGGAGCCTCGCTTGCCCTGCACTATCATCCCGGTGGCCACGAGCTCGGCCAGGACGATCTCGCCGCCGCCCGGCAGTGGATTGATGCCTGGCTCTCTGCGCGTTCGGCTGGAGCCTAG
- a CDS encoding hydrolase has product MSNNSAYKNGSGGRLSEKGLLTPDNCVFALIDHQGQMIFGVSNIDRQLLINNTVGLAKSAKVFGVPLVLSTVETQSFSGPLWPQLRAVYPNVEPIERTSMNAWDDSNFVDAIKATGRKKIVLAGLWTEACVTFPTIQAIHDGFEVYVVADASGDASQMAHDAAMQRVVQAGAKPVTWLQVLLELQRDWAHRDTYNAVMDIVRTHCGAYGAGVEYAYTMVHHAPETQLPEYVPALAGAGH; this is encoded by the coding sequence ATGAGCAACAACAGCGCGTACAAGAACGGCTCGGGTGGCCGCCTCAGTGAGAAGGGTCTGCTGACGCCCGACAACTGCGTCTTCGCCCTCATTGACCATCAGGGGCAGATGATCTTCGGTGTGTCGAACATCGACAGGCAACTACTCATCAACAATACGGTCGGCCTCGCGAAGAGCGCCAAGGTTTTCGGCGTACCCCTGGTGCTGTCCACCGTCGAAACCCAGAGTTTCAGCGGTCCACTCTGGCCTCAGCTCCGTGCCGTCTATCCCAACGTTGAACCCATCGAACGCACCTCGATGAACGCCTGGGACGACTCCAACTTCGTCGATGCGATCAAAGCCACGGGTCGCAAGAAGATCGTCCTGGCCGGACTCTGGACCGAGGCCTGCGTGACCTTCCCGACCATCCAGGCCATTCACGATGGCTTCGAGGTCTACGTCGTTGCCGATGCCTCCGGAGACGCTTCCCAGATGGCCCACGATGCTGCTATGCAGCGCGTAGTCCAGGCCGGAGCCAAGCCCGTCACCTGGCTCCAGGTGCTGCTGGAACTGCAACGCGACTGGGCCCATCGCGACACCTACAACGCCGTCATGGACATTGTTCGCACGCACTGCGGCGCCTATGGGGCCGGCGTCGAGTATGCCTATACCATGGTCCACCACGCGCCCGAAACGCAGCTGCCCGAATATGTTCCAGCGCTGGCCGGCGCCGGCCACTAA
- a CDS encoding phospholipase C, phosphocholine-specific: MPSRRDFFKQAAALSGSAALTRSLLASVQRASAIEPTPGTTYLDAEHIVVLMQENRSFDHALGRLRGVRGFNDPRAVELPDGKPVWLQTNDVGATYAPFRLNITQTKATWLGSLPHSWRDQTDARNHGNHDRWLQAKPSGNKDCAGMPLTMGFYDRNDIPFYYAIADAFTVCDQHFCSSLTGTTPNRLYLWTGTVREKPEVRSAPNVRNSEVDYGVPSRWTTFPERLEDAGISWRIYQNELSVPTGFNDEEEAWLANFTDNPIEFFEQFNVGASANFRKELDRLSKTLPAEIDELKKRVTQAGPEQRGLERQLREKEELLRMVQTEKPKWTDEAVARLTPRERALHDKAFTTNTGDPHYRALEPLSYQDGAVERRMLIPKGDVLHQFRKDVESGALPAVSWLVAPERFSDHPGAPWYGAWYVAEALDILTKKPDVWKKTIFILTYDENDGYFDHVPPFVAPDPSNPETGRTSPGLQAELEYLPLEQDLKRYTPHESRGGPVGLGFRVPLVVASPWSRGGFVCSQVFDHTSVLQLMENVLTHRTGKPVRESNITPWRRAVCGDLSSVFRAADGARHESVPFPPRKTFLAGVHKAQFQPLPTGYHRVTPSDMGQYRQNRFAADWMPQQEPGTRPATALPYQLYAEAALSADRSRVELTLKAGNEFFGVRSAGSAFHVYTPGLYRAASVLRTRAYAVAPGGEIQDAWALDGFADNAYHLRVCGPNGFLREFSGTVQDPQVAVHCEYERDAKGAPTGNVVVEFVNHSATQAATVLVRDNSYGGSQRELAVPVNGHQSVTVPLQRSFRWYDLSVTVQGAERYLRRYAGRVENGLPGISDPLMGRQMS, encoded by the coding sequence ATGCCATCGCGTAGAGACTTTTTCAAACAAGCCGCAGCCCTCTCCGGCTCGGCGGCCCTCACCCGTTCGTTACTGGCCTCGGTCCAGAGAGCCTCGGCGATTGAACCCACGCCGGGCACCACCTATCTCGATGCCGAGCACATTGTGGTCCTGATGCAGGAGAACCGCTCGTTCGATCACGCACTCGGCCGCCTGCGCGGCGTGCGCGGGTTCAACGACCCTCGGGCGGTGGAGTTGCCCGATGGCAAGCCTGTATGGTTGCAGACCAACGACGTCGGCGCGACGTACGCGCCTTTCCGCCTCAACATCACGCAGACGAAGGCCACCTGGCTCGGCTCGCTCCCGCATTCCTGGCGCGATCAGACCGATGCCCGCAATCACGGCAATCACGACAGGTGGCTGCAGGCCAAACCCTCGGGCAACAAGGACTGCGCGGGCATGCCGTTGACCATGGGCTTCTACGACCGCAACGACATTCCGTTCTACTACGCCATCGCCGATGCCTTCACGGTCTGCGACCAACACTTCTGTTCGTCCCTCACTGGAACCACGCCCAACCGCCTCTACCTGTGGACCGGTACCGTTCGCGAGAAACCTGAAGTCCGCTCCGCTCCGAACGTGCGCAATTCCGAGGTCGACTACGGCGTGCCCAGTCGCTGGACCACCTTCCCAGAGCGCTTGGAGGACGCCGGTATCTCCTGGAGGATCTATCAGAATGAGCTGAGTGTGCCCACCGGCTTCAACGATGAGGAAGAGGCATGGCTCGCGAACTTCACCGACAACCCGATAGAGTTCTTCGAGCAGTTCAATGTGGGCGCATCGGCCAACTTCCGCAAGGAGCTGGATCGCCTGTCAAAGACCCTTCCTGCCGAAATCGACGAGTTGAAGAAGCGCGTGACGCAGGCCGGACCCGAACAGCGAGGATTGGAAAGACAACTCAGGGAGAAGGAAGAGTTGTTGCGGATGGTCCAGACGGAGAAGCCGAAGTGGACCGATGAGGCCGTGGCCAGACTCACGCCGCGAGAGCGGGCCCTCCACGACAAGGCGTTCACTACGAACACGGGTGATCCGCACTACCGCGCGCTGGAGCCGTTGTCCTATCAGGACGGCGCGGTGGAACGCCGGATGTTGATCCCCAAGGGCGACGTTCTCCATCAGTTCCGCAAGGATGTTGAGTCGGGAGCCTTGCCCGCCGTGTCGTGGCTCGTCGCACCCGAGCGATTCTCCGATCATCCCGGAGCCCCCTGGTACGGTGCCTGGTATGTCGCCGAAGCGCTGGACATTCTCACTAAGAAACCGGACGTGTGGAAGAAGACCATCTTCATCCTCACCTACGACGAAAACGACGGGTATTTCGACCACGTCCCGCCGTTTGTCGCGCCTGATCCGTCGAATCCTGAGACCGGCAGGACCTCCCCCGGGCTCCAGGCCGAACTCGAGTACCTTCCGCTCGAACAAGATCTCAAGCGCTATACGCCGCATGAATCCCGCGGCGGGCCGGTCGGCCTTGGCTTTCGCGTGCCGCTGGTGGTGGCCTCGCCCTGGAGCCGGGGCGGCTTCGTCTGCTCCCAGGTCTTCGACCACACGTCGGTCCTGCAGTTGATGGAGAACGTCCTCACCCACCGCACAGGCAAGCCAGTCAGGGAGTCGAACATCACACCGTGGCGGCGGGCCGTCTGTGGCGACCTCTCCTCCGTCTTTCGAGCCGCTGACGGCGCACGCCACGAGAGCGTGCCGTTTCCTCCGCGAAAGACCTTCCTGGCTGGGGTGCACAAAGCTCAGTTCCAGCCCCTGCCCACCGGCTACCACCGGGTCACTCCCTCCGACATGGGCCAGTACCGCCAGAATCGCTTCGCTGCCGACTGGATGCCGCAGCAGGAGCCCGGCACTCGGCCCGCCACGGCGCTGCCCTATCAGCTCTACGCGGAAGCGGCTCTCAGTGCCGATCGCTCTCGTGTGGAACTCACGCTCAAGGCCGGCAACGAGTTCTTCGGTGTTCGCTCGGCCGGCTCGGCGTTCCATGTCTACACACCCGGCCTGTATCGCGCGGCGTCTGTCCTGAGAACCCGAGCCTATGCGGTCGCGCCCGGCGGCGAGATCCAGGATGCCTGGGCTTTGGATGGCTTCGCGGACAATGCGTACCATCTTCGTGTCTGTGGTCCCAACGGCTTCCTGCGCGAGTTCTCGGGTACAGTGCAAGACCCGCAGGTCGCAGTCCATTGCGAGTACGAACGTGACGCCAAGGGCGCACCGACGGGCAACGTTGTCGTCGAGTTCGTCAACCACTCCGCCACCCAAGCCGCGACTGTCCTGGTCCGCGACAACTCCTACGGCGGCTCCCAACGCGAGCTCGCCGTGCCGGTGAACGGCCACCAATCCGTGACCGTCCCTCTCCAACGCAGCTTCCGCTGGTACGACCTCAGTGTTACGGTGCAAGGCGCCGAACGGTATCTCCGCCGCTACGCGGGACGCGTTGAGAACGGGCTGCCCGGTATCAGCGACCCTCTCATGGGCCGCCAGATGTCGTAG
- a CDS encoding ring-cleaving dioxygenase, with amino-acid sequence MSPSILGIHHVTAIGSDPQRNFDFYSGVLGLRLVKMTVNFDDPGSYHFYYGDGAGSPGTILTFFLWPGARRGRPGSGQVTHTAFAIPPGSLAYWENRLQDAKVAIGKPLDRFGQTALPFMDHDGMRIELIETPDVDSNRTWSGGGVPTASAIHGFHSATITAADPRETSALLVDTLGFRQTGEDTNRLRFEAGQGGAGQSVDILSVPESPAGRIAVGSVHHIAWRAPDDAQQQGWLSKLGDSGYDSSPVMDRTYFHSIYFREPGGVLFEIATDQPGFAVDEALENLGSSLRLPLWLEPQRGTLEEVLPPLNRRVGAVA; translated from the coding sequence ATGTCTCCATCCATTCTTGGCATCCATCACGTCACCGCCATCGGCAGTGACCCTCAGAGAAATTTCGACTTCTACTCTGGAGTCCTTGGGTTGCGCCTCGTGAAGATGACAGTGAACTTTGACGACCCGGGCTCCTATCACTTCTACTACGGCGATGGCGCCGGTTCGCCTGGCACCATCCTCACGTTCTTTCTCTGGCCGGGGGCTCGTCGCGGCCGTCCCGGTTCCGGCCAGGTCACCCACACGGCCTTCGCCATCCCGCCTGGCTCGCTGGCCTATTGGGAGAACCGCCTCCAGGACGCCAAGGTCGCCATCGGCAAGCCGTTGGATCGCTTTGGGCAGACTGCGCTGCCGTTCATGGACCATGACGGCATGCGCATCGAGCTCATCGAAACGCCCGATGTGGATTCAAACCGCACATGGAGCGGTGGTGGGGTCCCTACTGCATCGGCCATCCACGGGTTCCACAGTGCCACCATCACGGCGGCCGACCCTCGCGAAACCTCGGCGCTGTTGGTGGACACCTTGGGCTTCCGCCAGACCGGGGAAGACACCAACCGTCTCCGATTCGAAGCTGGCCAGGGCGGAGCAGGGCAGTCCGTCGACATTCTCTCCGTGCCGGAGAGTCCCGCCGGCCGCATCGCTGTTGGCAGCGTCCATCACATCGCATGGCGCGCTCCCGACGACGCCCAGCAACAGGGATGGCTGTCGAAGCTGGGCGACTCGGGCTACGACTCCTCGCCCGTAATGGATCGCACCTACTTCCACTCCATCTACTTCCGGGAGCCAGGTGGCGTCCTCTTCGAAATCGCCACTGACCAGCCTGGCTTCGCGGTGGACGAGGCGCTGGAAAATCTTGGCTCCTCGCTCAGGCTGCCGCTCTGGCTGGAACCCCAGCGCGGCACGCTCGAAGAGGTCCTGCCGCCCCTGAATCGCCGTGTGGGAGCTGTGGCATGA
- a CDS encoding DUF1427 family protein: MKIAIGLLVGFLIGVGCRYFDIPVPSPPVLPGALLVVAMTLGYTATDRLLTDRAHQASTRHLCGGPTGAPVDPQRAATTAEEHA; the protein is encoded by the coding sequence ATGAAGATCGCCATTGGCCTGCTGGTAGGCTTTCTGATCGGAGTCGGGTGCCGCTACTTCGACATCCCCGTCCCCAGCCCACCGGTTCTGCCCGGTGCGCTACTTGTCGTCGCCATGACGTTGGGCTACACCGCCACCGACCGTCTGCTGACCGACAGGGCCCATCAGGCCAGCACGCGCCATCTGTGCGGTGGGCCTACCGGAGCCCCGGTTGACCCGCAACGTGCCGCCACAACAGCGGAGGAACACGCGTGA
- a CDS encoding DoxX family protein produces the protein MPRWLYPAFLPGRQGVALLALRLVVGIAFLYHGSGKAADIAEFATEFQIPPLFAAAAAYTQVAGGVLLILGLATPVGAAAIAGTMAVATMKLMARGEAFVNPHGHAYESSLFYFVSGCALLLLGPGVISLDALLLARAQSGARQPTPQPAD, from the coding sequence ATGCCCCGCTGGCTCTATCCGGCGTTTCTCCCTGGCCGCCAGGGCGTTGCCCTTTTGGCTCTGCGCCTCGTCGTGGGCATCGCTTTTCTCTATCACGGCTCCGGCAAGGCGGCTGACATCGCCGAGTTCGCCACCGAGTTCCAGATCCCGCCGCTCTTCGCCGCCGCGGCCGCCTACACGCAGGTTGCCGGTGGAGTTCTCCTGATCCTCGGTCTGGCCACCCCGGTTGGCGCCGCTGCCATCGCCGGTACGATGGCTGTGGCCACGATGAAACTGATGGCTCGCGGCGAGGCTTTCGTGAATCCTCACGGCCACGCCTACGAGTCGTCGCTCTTCTACTTCGTGAGTGGTTGCGCCCTGCTGCTTCTCGGCCCCGGGGTCATCTCCCTTGATGCACTCCTGCTGGCCCGGGCGCAGTCGGGCGCGCGGCAGCCCACTCCACAACCGGCCGATTGA